One window of the Camarhynchus parvulus chromosome 2, STF_HiC, whole genome shotgun sequence genome contains the following:
- the SLC6A20 gene encoding sodium- and chloride-dependent transporter XTRP3 yields the protein MEKSRPLWDNPLQFVFACISYAVGLGNVWRFPYLCQMYGGGGFLIPYLIMLIAEGMPLLYLELAVGQRMRQGSIGAWKIISPYLCGVGVASVVVSFFLSMYYNVINAWAFWYLFHSFQDPLPWATCPLNSNRTGYEEECEKTSSTQYFWYRQTLNISPSLEASGSVQWEQALCLTLAWLVVYLCILRGTASTGKVVYVTASLPYCVLIIYLIRGLTLHGAVNGLVYMFTPKLEQLSNPKTWISAATQIFFSLGLGSGSLIAFASYNEPSNNCQRHAIIVSLINSTTSIFASIVTFSIYGFKATFNYESCINKVILLLLNAFDLEEGSLTADNLSEMKDYLMATYPQEYAQLAPQIKNCSLEAELDTAVQGTGLAFIVYSEAIKNMEVPQLYSVLYFFMLLMLGIGSMLGNTAAILTPLSDSRVIASRFPKEVISGVVCFMNCIIGLIFTTEAGNYWFDIFNDYAATLSLLLIVLVETIAVCYIYGIRRFEKDLYTMIGHKPNWYWKIMWAFVSPLLIISLFIFYLTDYILTGTLQYQAWDATQGQLVTKDYPGYALAVIGLLVASSTMCIPLGALVTFVRKRLKRERVSTVA from the exons ATTTCCtatgctgtggggctgggaaatgtGTGGAGGTTTCCATACTTGTGTCAGATGTACGGAGGAG GTGGCTTTTTGATCCCATACCTCATCATGCTGATTGCCGAGGGGATGCCGCTGCTGTACTTGGAGCTGGCCGTCGGGCAGCGCATGCGGCAGGGCAGCATCGGCGCCTGGAAAATTATAAGTCCCTACCTCTGCGGTGTTG GAGTTGCCAGTGTTGTCgtctccttcttcctctccatGTACTACAATGTGATAAATGCTTGGGCCTTCTGGTACCTCTTCCACTCTTTCCAG gaccccctgccatgggccaCCTGCCCCCTCAACAGCAACCGCACAGGCTACGAGGAGGAATGTGAGAAGACTTCGTCCACGCAGTACTTCTGGTACCGGCAGACGCTGAACATCTCCCCGTCGCTGGAGGCCAGCGGCAGCGTGCAGTGGGAGCAGGCGCTGTGCCTGACGCTGGCCTGGCTCGTGGTTTACCTCTGCATCCTCCGCGGCACCGCCTCCACCGGCAAG GTGGTCTATGTGACAGCGTCTTTGCCATACTGTGTTCTCATCATATACCTCATCAGAGGATTAACACTTCATGGAGCTGTGAATGGGCTTGTCTACATGTTCACACCAAAG ctggagcagctgtcgAACCCCAAGACCTGGATCAGCGCTGCCACGCAGATTTTCTTCTCACTGGGCCTTGGCTCCGGCAGCCTCATCGCCTTTGCCAGCTACAACGAGCCCAGCAACAACTGCCAGAGACACGCCATCATCGTGTCCCTCATCAACAGCACCACCTCCATATTCGCCAGCATCGTCACCTTCTCCATCTACGGCTTCAAGGCCACCTTTAACTACGAGAGCTGTATCAACAA GgtgatcctgctgctgctgaatgctTTTGACCTGGAGGAAGGCTCTTTAACAGCAGACAACCTCAGTGAGATGAAAGATTACCTCATGGCCACCTACCCACAGGAATATGCCCAATTAGCACCACAGATTAAAAACTGCAGCTTGGAAGCTGAGCTAGACACG GCTGTCCAGGGGACGGGACTGGCATTTATAGTCTATTCAGAAGCAATCAAAAACATGGAGGTGCCCCAGCTGTACTCTGTGCTCTACTTCTTCATGCTGCTGATGTTGGGCATTGGCAGCATGCTGGGGAACACGGCTGCCATCCTCACGCCACTGAGCGACAGCAGGGTCATCGCCTCCCGCTTCCCCAAGGAGGTGATCTCGG GCGTTGTGTGTTTCATGAATTGTATAATTGGCCTGATCTTCACCACGGAGGCTGGAAATTACTGGTTTGACATCTTCAACGACTACGCAGCCACCCTCTCACTGCTGCTCATCGTGCTGGTGGAAACCATCGCTGTGTGTTACATCTATGGCATAAGGAG ATTTGAGAAAGATCTTTACACCATGATTGGACACAAGCCAAACtggtattggaaaattatgtGGGCTTTTGTTAGTCCACTGCTTATTATAagcctatttattttttacctcaCTGACTACATCCTCACAGGAACATTGCAATACCAAGCATGGGATGCCACACAG GGCCAGCTGGTGACCAAGGATTACCCAGGCTATGCCCTGGCAGTGATCGGGCTGCTGGTAGCATCATCCACCATGTGCATCCCCCTGGGAGCACTAGTGACTTTTGTAAGGAAGAGACTGAAGAGGGAACGAGTCTCAACTGTTGCATGA